The window GACCTAATGAGATAACAATAGCAattataaccttatcccaactaaatagagTCGGTTAGATGGATTTAAATTATTCaataaagcaaaagaaatataaaataaatgaaatgcaaCAAGGAAGTATAAAACAATACCAGagaaatgttaaaaaaaaaaatcttagaaaCATCTCCAACAAAGGGTCAGCTACGGGGGTCTTTATCGTTCACATAGGTCTATATGCAGTCATACTAAAATCCAACCCTatagattgcatatctttcttTACCATTTCGACAATAATCATTTTAGGTCTGTCTCTACCACTTCGTCAATAgtcatttcattaaaaaagaatgaaaggatGATATATTGTCCAAAACGATAGAGATGGATAGATATTTTACCTTCACAAATATTATTAAGTCATCTGCAAAGACAAGGTGAGAGTGCAAGAGGCCTACAATAGGGTATAAGTTTAACTCTATGATCATCCTCTAGCTTCTTGGGTAGGAATGGTGAATAAGAAAGAGGACAACCTATCTTTATCTTTTGAAGTGTTCCATGTAGAACAAAAtgttcaatttttgtttcatatGGGACTGATTAACCCCATTTAGAGTTGTGCTAGCATGACCCATTAGAGGATGATATTTTCTGTTCTTCTCCATGCCAAAAACAAAACACGACAGACAAGAAACAGGCCCCAACGGTCATTTAATTCAAACATTGGGACTAGTTCATGTTTTTCAGTTAAATGGTATAACAAATCACTGATTTTTCAAAGAAATGTCATTGGTCATATTTGGGAGGACAGAATTTTCATCTTTTCATGGGTTCTACTGTACTTTAGAGTGCACTTGCCatcctttttatatatatatatataaaagcacATGAATTGCTACCCGTAAGCCCtaagaaagaagacaaaaagaaggggaaaaaagagcAAAATTTTAGTATTTAATAGTACTAGTTAACAGTGGTAAGCGTGGGAtgagtttgactagtcaaagtTTTGCAGGTGttaacctttctctctctctcttcgagGTATGTAGCAAATGGAGCTGTCTCGAACAGTCAAAGTCAAAGGAAGCCCCTTCCCCTAtcaagaaattattattttagAAGGCCCATCATGGAGGGTGACAaagattttaggattttaattacTAATTTAAGAACATAAGTTTTGaacttattttaatttattactGCACTTGACAGGATTATCATAAGGGGGCACGAGTGCTCCTTCCAAGTTTTCTttctacctttttcttttttataacaTGTATGGTCTCCAAACTATGCACACAATAgataatgtaatttttttcatCAATTTGTAGGCCTAGTGATTGAAGCGAAGAAGTCAATTGCCTCTAGTGAGATGAATATGTTTTATCTATAATACTATTTTTAAATCACATTTCAAATCTTCATCCTTAATTACAATTGAAAGATTCAAGTGggtaattttaaattttaattataaaaaatatcgaaaaaaattgtattataattttattttttatttgtggtATCAAGACACACATTGCATAGAGTCGTGGCCGTTAATATTGCAACAGTTGTGACATGTGAGAATCAATTAAATAGAATATGTCGTCATGGAACCCCTTACACCGTACATAATAGTTTAgtattataaaatattaaataatcGCGATAAATGTCTTCTGGTCCCAATGCTTAGATGATCCTAATCATCAGATTATTTTGACTCGTATCACGAATTTCTTTTGATATTATCTATTTGGACAAGAGACTCCTGTCCGCTTGTGTGGTCACTGTGTCAACGCGTAGGCCAATGAGAAGCAGTGTGGAAGCATTTGGGTGTGGGCAACACCGTCTTTTTTCGCACACTTATATCTGTACGTGGAGACACGCAAGTAAACATGGATTCTTTCTCGTatctattattatttatttgaggACTAATTTAGGTGAAACTTTTCTAGCTATGAGTATGGGAGAAAAAATTAACATGGGAATCCACATAAGCCCATACTTTAACACCAATAAGCTTGTATTAGAATAAATCTTCTCTGCACAAACTTGACAGTTCCAAAGAGGGTGCACGTGTATACCTATTCAATTGTAGACTTATTTTTAactttttgtaatatttttcaaGTGGAGTTCAAGATTATTTTTCATCTTCGAATTCCTTTGATTAACATGAAAAACTATATATCATTGTAACTTATGCCTCTTATGCATGCTTGGTTGCCCTTTGGAATGAAATTAATTTGGAtcagttttcaattttttattttttgttattacaTTCTAAAGAACTACCCAACGGAACTTTACTCATGCACactagaggggaggggggatgatatatttaatatataatttttattttacatactatagcaaagggttttcaaTGCGAAGTAAAGTGAATTTAACtaccaaatatggaataatttgaaattaatgataCAGTTTACACGGGGTAATGATcacaaacatttcttttttaagtatgaaaatttctcttcccttccctttaattccccttgcaaccaaacagagtcAAGTATTCTTTCTAACACAATATAAGAAGGAGAAACATTTGGTATGGCATGGGAATTATTCCTTTGATTAATACATCAATAAGTAAGAGTGATATGATATAGATTAGAGGATGTAGAagacccccccccctttcagtTTCAAAGTTTTTTTCTAAAGATtgagaaataaaagagattttcttatcATGGCCTAGTGCGGTCTTGAGTGAaaaggccaactcttggtgagCATGCTAGTTTCTTTTCCTATATCTGCTAGTATCTATGGTTGAGAAATTAATTAGACTTTTGTATGCCACATAACAAAGATATCACTATAACAAAAGTCAATTTTGACGATGGTAGTCAttcaaaaaaacgtttctagtgTTCGGCAAAAGATATCAACTCTAAAAATTTGGGGCAAGGTTTTAGGCGGATTATGGATGTTTATGAATTATGAGAAGTTGtcccttcttttgggttttgattttctGAAAATATGGAATTTCTTTGTGGGATTGAAAGGTTCCGTTACGTTTGTCTCAGATTCTTgatccattttgaagattgaccgaTCTCTGACATATTTTTATGGCGATCcgaatatgatttttttttaagatctaTGATGGTAGCAAGGGGTCCCGACCGACAGTGACCCAATGCatcatcttgttgagcaagAGTTGTGAGAATTGGGGGTTTTTCGTATTACGGTTTCTGGGAGAGTTTTCTTTCGTGATTTGGGTCTTCATaagagatctccattgtaactTTTCTTCTAACATAGttaatctttcttcttcatccaaGGATATAGCACACCATATcgatgtgtgaacctcgttaaatctctgtcttGCATGAATTTGTGTTTGTTTTCTCCCCATGTGTTAGTAAGGATGATGCAAAATGCAAAAATgcctcttattttattttttcctattgATGAAAAATAAgtagaaaaaaattgtttgttgagaataagtagaaaaaaaaaatttttgttgAGTAGTTATGATTGATTTTTTAATAGGAAGAAGAACACTACCAAATTGTGTGGTCTTGCATCACTATGGGGTGTAGGAACATCAACAAGAGTGagtattttatatttcataagGGTAGGACGGTCATTCGACCCCTTCTCTCTCAGGGCCACATGACTaagaagcattttttttttctctttttttcaaaacattatGTGTCCTTAACGACGCAGACCGTTATCAAAAGCTAAAACTTGTTTGTGTAGTGcgggctagagagagagagagagagagagagagcagtttAGGAAGGAAAGGCTCTTCAAGTCTTAacttgaattaattaaaatcatTGTAAGAAAGAAAGACTTCGAAAAATGTAAAAACAACTTGGAATTGGTAACCACGTGATGCCATTAAGACTAAGTCCCCAGACCAATTGATTAATCTAGTTAAATTGGAATTTAGAACCCCaaaattttagagagagagagagacttggaATCTGAACTTGGACGAAGAAACTAAGGCAATTGATCAAGTCAGTTAAGAACATAAAGATACTAattcctaataataataataactaaaGAAGTTAATTGGCTAACAATTAACACATAGGAGACCTATGAGGTATCCCTTTTCTTCTACTCATCATGCTTGTAGCCATGTCTTGTTCTTCTGATGAAACTCTATTAGCAGACCTTGCACAGTGCACGTACAGACCactacttctcttcttccttacaAACTCAGTCCTACACACCATATTAATGGTCTGATCTGACCCTGAAGATCCTGAAGATGATGAACTCATTGGCTCATCACAATCCACTACTGATGAATGGGGTGTCTCGTtcatctcatcatcatcatcatctcctgTGTCTTGAGGTATCATGAAGTCTGGGCTAAGTTGTAACATCTTACAATTTCTCAAGTAAGGGGACAAGTCCTTATTATGCTTCAATGCAAACTCCACCTATTAATGACAACAAAACATAATTAACACCACAATTGATAGCATAATTCGCTAATTTTACAACTAAATTTCAAGAAATTATTAGGGttccaaaccctttttttttcttttttttctttttttggttttgccGTAAAGAACAGTTCTATTTAGATAACATACATGAATTACGCAAAACTAAAAGCCAAGAAGTGGAATTCGGGCAAACTGTCTTACATGTGAACCATCCTATTGTAGAAAGGAGTGTATATATTACCTTGCACCCAAGAGAACAATGAATATAAGGTTCTTGGAGGCATCTATCACATGAAGTGCAGTAGTTGCCAGATCCCTTAAATTGTCTACTCTGAGGTCTCTTCTTGATGAACACCACTTTGGCACTATTAATGGTGTAGGCCTGTCACATAAATTCAACAAAGAAAGATATATAATTCAGTTAAGAATAAGAACATTAGGAGATAACTGAATTAACTGAATTGTGTTTTCCTTGAACACTTACCTGCACATTAGAGCAATCTATGAGCTTCTCAAGGTCTTCCAATCTAATAACATCATGATATACGTATCGACGAATCTGAACAAGCCGATGAAACCGGTGAAATGGCAAACAATGGGGGCAAATACTGGTGCAACAATCCAAACACAATATattcttttcattcttctttgcaGTCTCATGGGTAGAGCAACCCACAAAGAACTTTTGTGTATAAAGAGCTTCCAACCAAGCAGGCTTCTGAATTCCCTACATAGAATCAAGATTGAATTAAACCCTAGCCTTCTCAATAATTTGAGTATAGACGGTACTGATGATCAAACACAATTAGAAACCCTACCATGATCACATGACACAAGTGATGAAGTCTaagaggaattgaagaagatggCTGCAGCTGAGAGACCTCTCTCCTTGCTGCCTTAGTTATTAACTAAGAGAGAGGTATTAGGGTATGGAGATACAGACTATTT is drawn from Macadamia integrifolia cultivar HAES 741 chromosome 7, SCU_Mint_v3, whole genome shotgun sequence and contains these coding sequences:
- the LOC122083356 gene encoding protein RGF1 INDUCIBLE TRANSCRIPTION FACTOR 1-like, whose translation is MGIQKPAWLEALYTQKFFVGCSTHETAKKNEKNILCLDCCTSICPHCLPFHRFHRLVQIRRYVYHDVIRLEDLEKLIDCSNVQAYTINSAKVVFIKKRPQSRQFKGSGNYCTSCDRCLQEPYIHCSLGCKVEFALKHNKDLSPYLRNCKMLQLSPDFMIPQDTGDDDDDEMNETPHSSVVDCDEPMSSSSSGSSGSDQTINMVCRTEFVRKKRSSGLYVHCARSANRVSSEEQDMATSMMSRRKGIPHRSPMC